A single Oncorhynchus kisutch isolate 150728-3 unplaced genomic scaffold, Okis_V2 scaffold1280, whole genome shotgun sequence DNA region contains:
- the LOC116352744 gene encoding potassium voltage-gated channel subfamily KQT member 1-like, with protein sequence MVRIKELQRRLDQSLGKLTLFQTSSDKAKDKGTNTIGSRLNRMEDKIQRMDQTLNQIAESLTQLLSGTSQGQGTWGEHRGKVGGGHRVGQVSPARIAYPATSSSPPRPSIHPSTPASAKTRAPESTLHPPLNPILSQDKSS encoded by the exons ATGGTGCGCATCAAGGAGCTACAGAGGAG ACTGGACCAGTCTCTAGGGAAGCTGACCCTGTTCCAGACTAGCTCAG ACAAAGCCAAAGACAAAGGCACCAACACCATCGGCTCCAGACTCAACAGGATGGAGGACAAG ATACAACGCATGGACCAGACACTCAACCAAATTGCAGAGTCCCTTACCCAGCTGTTGTCTGGGACAAGCCAGGGGCAGGGGACATGGGGGGAGCACAGGGGCAAGGTAGGAGGAGGTCACAGGGTGGGGCAGGTGTCCCCAGCCAGGATAGCCTACCCAGCTACGAGCAGCTCTCCACCGCgaccctccatccacccctcaaccccagcctcagccaAGACAAGAGCTCCTGAATCGACCCTTCATCCACCCCTCAACCCCATCCTCAGCCAGGACAAGAGCTCCTGA